One region of Pan paniscus chromosome 5, NHGRI_mPanPan1-v2.0_pri, whole genome shotgun sequence genomic DNA includes:
- the MAK gene encoding serine/threonine-protein kinase MAK isoform X3 translates to MNRYTTMRQLGDGTYGSVLMGKSNESGELVAIKRMKRKFYSWDECMNLREVKSLKKLNHANVIKLKEVIRENDHLYFIFEYMKENLYQLMKDRNKLFPESVIRNIMYQILQGLAFIHKHGFFHRDMKPENLLCMGPELVKIADFGLARELRSQPPYTDYVSTRWYRAPEVLLRSSVYSSPIDVWAVGSIMAELYMLRPLFPGTSEVDEIFKICQVLGTPKKSDWPEGYQLASSMNFRFPQCVPINLKTLIPNASNEAIQLMTEMLNWDPKKRPTASQALKHSYFQVGQVLGPSSNHLESKQSLNKQLQPLESKPSLVEVEPKPLPDIIDQAVGQPQPKTSQQPLQPIQPPQNLSVQQPPKQQSQEKPPQTLFPSIVKNMPTKPNGTLSHKSGRRRWGQTIFKSGDSWEELEDYDFGASHSKKPSMGVFKEKRKKDSPFRLTEPVPSGSNHSTGENKSLPAVTSLKSDSELSTAPTSKQYYLKQSRYLPGVNPKKVSLIASGKEINPHTWSNQLFPKSLEPIGAELAFKRRNAGNLGSYATYDQSGYIPSFLKKEVQSAGQRIHLAPLNATASDFSTDGDRRKGKK, encoded by the exons GATGAAGAGAAAGTTCTATTCTTGGGATGAATGCATGAACTTGAGAGAAGTTAAG tctctGAAGAAACTTAATCATGCCAATGTTATTAAATTGAAAGAAGTTATCAGAGAAAATGaccatctttattttatatttgaatatatgaaagaaaacCTCTATCAATTAATGAAAGACAG AAACAAGTTGTTCCCTGAATCAGTCATcagaaatattatgtatcaaataTTGCAAGGGCTGGCTtttatccataaacatg GCTTTTTTCATAGGGACATGAAACCAGAAAACTTGCTTTGTATGGGCCCAGAGCTTGTGAAAATTGCTGATTTTGGACTTGCAAGAGAATTAAGGTCACAGCCACCATACACTGATTATGTCTCTACCAGATG GTATCGTGCCCCTGAAGTTTTACTGAGATCTTCAGTTTATAGTTCTCCCATTGATGTGTGGGCTGTTGGAAGTATCATGGCTGAACTCTATATGTTAAGGCCACTTTTCCCAGGGACAAGTGAGGTCGatgaaatctttaaaatttgCCAAGTTTTAGGGACTCCCAAAAAA AGTGACTGGCCAGAAGGGTACCAGCTGGCATCCTCTATGAACTTCCGTTTTCCCCAGTGTGTTCCTATAAACTTAAAAACTCTTATTCCCAATGCCAGTAATGAAGCTATTCAGCTCATGACCGAAATGTTGAATTGGGATCCAAAGAAACGACCAACAGCAAGCCAG GCATTGAAACACTCATATTTTCAAGTTGGTCAGGTATTAGGCCCTTCGTCAAATCATCTGGAATCAAAACAGTCTTTAAATAAGCAGCTGCAACCATTAGAATCAAAGCCATCTTTAGTTGAGGTAGAGCCTAAGCCTCTGCCGGATATAATTGATCAGGCTGTTGGACAACCCCAGCCAAAAACTAGCCAGCAGCCACTGCAGCCCATTCAGCCGCCACAGAACCTGAGCGTCCAGCAACCTCCAAAGCAACAGAGTCAGGAGAAACCGCCACAAACGCTATTCCCGAGCATCGTCAAAAACATGCCAACT AAGCCAAATGGCACACTGAGTCATAAAAGTGGTAGGAGGCGTTGGGGTCAGACTATCTTCAAGTCTGGAGATAGCTGGGAAGAGTTGGAGGACTATGATTTCGGAGCCTCCCATTCCAAGAAGCCAAGCATgggtgtttttaaagaaaaaaggaaaaaagattctCCATTTCG GCTTACAGAGCCAGTACCCTCAGGCTCCAACCACTCGACAGGGGAAAACAAGAGCTTACCTGCTGTTACTTCCCTAAAATCTGATTCTGAATTGTCAACTGCTCCAACCTCTAAACAGTACTACTTGAAACAATCAAGATATCTTCCAG GTGTGAATCCCAAGAAGGTGTCCTTGATAgccagtggaaaggaaataaaccCCCACACTTGGAGCAACCAGTTATTCCCCAAGTCACTGGAACCCATCGGGGCAGAACTTGCTTTCAAAAGGAGAAATGCAG GAAATCTTGGAAGTTATGCTACTTACGATCAGTCGGGATATATTCCttcctttctcaaaaaagaaGTGCAGTCAGCTGGCCAGAGGATCCACTTAGCACCTCTCAATGCAACGGCTTCAG